The DNA window GCTAAATTTGTGACAAAATGAgactttttttttgtaattttcttTATTGAGTGGGGTTGATTTGAGTTCGTGTGAGCCACtttgttatcacattttaatCCTGGAAAACATGCATTATTAATGTCTGTCATTAATCACGAGAATTTAGAACACAATCCAGATCATGATCCAGAGTCAGAAAATATTCTTGGGATCTATAATCAGAAAATAACCTTGGTCCTTGGATCatgaatcaaaaataatttgtctaccaaataaagtataaaataacaCTAGAGTCTAGGTCATGATCCAAAAAGACAATCCTTATACCAAACCATAAAAAAGATACTTCCAATGAGACCATGGTTGTGACTAATATTGACAAAATATCAATTCCAAATATGGTGTTTCATTCTCATCTTTTAGATGTATGGTGTCCTGAAACAATCTTCTGGGATGTACAAAATTTCACATAAGAATTGTATAAACCAGCAAGGCTAAGTTTATGCCTGCCAAATAAGACCAACTTTTTGGttgtttaaacaaaacaaagaaaaaatgtattaaaacaATCATAACTCAATCCCAGTTCCAAGTTCTAATAATTGATGAGATGATCTAAAATACactaagttttaaaaatatatatatcacatagAAACTTTGTCAAACAGAAATACAAATGTGTCTGCATACAAAGTTATAACTTACATTATGCAAATAAACCAAAACCAACCAATCAATAACTGAGATTCTAATTTTCCCTAAACTTGTGTCCATAAGGTTCGATCGAGATTAAGTTCACTAAGAAATCTAcataaagaaaaagtaaaaaggGAGCAATTTTTTAGGACTTACCTAATCTGCAGATTACAGCATGAACATCCAAATATCATAATGCAAAACCAATTTCACATTATTCTTATAGCTTCTCACTGGACAGAGCTCTTCAACCGaagaacaatttaaaatttctgAAGAAAGAAGCATTTTTCCAGTAAATTTTCGATGGAATCTTTCCTACCAAATTTTCAGACCTCGAACTTTATCATTTGATTTCCGAAAAAAGAAGGGTTCTTAACGATTTTACCATTTCCTCTAGCCGGACACTGTTTTCAACCAAGTAGCCTTCAGCTTCTTGTTTAGTTCTAAAAACACGCCCGTCCATTAAGTAATGGCCATTTTCTCTTGAAATTACACTATATTCACTAGCCAGTTCCAAGACCTCAGATACACAGCAAATTCCTTTTCCAAACAATATCTCTATATCAGCTTTCTTCATAGGAGGAGCCAACTTGTTCTTCACCACTTGAACATTGATCTTTACTCCTGTAACCTTTCAAATAAAACGCAGAAACACGACAAAATTTGGCTTGATTTTGTACTAAGGTttgatgttaaaaataataatattgttataatacTAAATACTAGGGATACTTTGATCaacccaaataatttaaattttttatcaaacaattctTTTCTAAAGAAAcagtaaattttaaaataaatccatatcaaacaagccctttTTCTCAACCTGATCCAATCCctaatcaatatatattgaGTCCTAACTTATAACCCAATCCAGTCCatctaaattcaatccaattaaATCCAATCCAAACTTTTCAAATCGAACTTTTCAAATTACTTCGTTTTTAAAGACTCTATTTTGTAAATTAGTTAATgataacaaaagaaattaaaaaatagataagtATATTAACTCTTACTAGGTGGTCAAATATTACTCTTCTTTTTACCAGTTTTTAGGTTTAGTTAAACTTGTCAAGCTCAAGTGGAATAGATATGAgctctatttattttttaaattgctTTTGAGGCTTCAAGCTGCAGCTGGCTATGTTATTGCTCTAGTTTCGGGTtgtaaaaaacaaagaaaatgttTGATGCATACCTCATCGTTCATCTTGAGCAACCCTGTTCTGAAAATTCTCAATCTCACAGCTGCATAAAATGGCAAGGCGTTTCCACCGCAAGTTACTATCTCAGCATGTTTAAAACCCTTATTGGATGTCACCTTTGATCTCACCTATAAAAGGCAATACCAGACTTAAATGATCTTATCAGCaactcaaaattatatatagggCAAGGGAATAAAAGGACTTAAACACGGAAATATACctgattaataaatatgacaagagTTTCAAAGTTGCATAATGAAGACTGAATTTTACGTAAGGCTTGTGTCATAATTCGTGATTGTGAGATCTTGTAATCTTCACCTGCAAGTGCATCTATGCACTTCCCAGGAATAAGAGCAGCTACCTGTGGGATTTCAAACCATTGTAAGACTGcaggtaaaaaaataaaacatccaTTGATTTGATGAAGGCAACACTTGGCTAAAACACTAACGAAGGAAACATAGACATGAATCATAACTATGTTCCACAAGTGTAGCTTTCTCTTCCAAAACCATCCTAGAACAAGCTTGCATGAATAAAACAACATGTAGATGATGTAATTGGGAGGGTGAAAGAAAACAGAACCATGGAAACTGTTATTTTGTCATCCAGAATATAGTGTGATTTTTTTGCTTAATTTGGTTGAGAGATAGTTTTCTgtatcatgatccaaattattttatcattgtgatttttgacaaacataacaaatgtagatttttccgAACCATAATCCATACGAAAAAAATGCATACCAAAACAGCTTGCACCAGTTAAAGGAGTTTGTGGGTTTATTTAGGAGTTCATGTATATATCTGATTGCTATGCTTTAATTCCTTCCATATTTGTATTAAGACTCGAGTTAACATCTTACGACAATTAATTTATCATCTGTTTGCAACAATTGACTCTAGTTAACAAAATTTGTATGAGCTGTATCATTCAGTTCTACGAGTTTAGAGCTAGTATGGctgatatatgattttgttttatgtcatctaatagattaattattcaAGAATACTTTAATGGGTGATATTCAGCCTTCACAATTATATATGTTAACACCCCAACTCCCACATCAAAAACAAACAAGATGATGAAGATCGTACATAGGGCATGAACTAAGGTAGTGCCTCCATAAAGGATAGTTCGTGAGAAAAGAAGGATCATGCTTAATATCAAAGGCTTACATTAAAGGAGTGCAAGAACAGAAACAAGAATCATATGATAGTAAGTGCAACAATGAATACAATTAGGTTACATAACTTTCAACAAGAAAAAACATCAAAGAATATTATGTGGAGAAACCAAAAAAACAGTCAACCACATGTCAAAGTAACGACATGAAAGAAacttaagaaaaaaatgaatcttttatttttttgtagacCCAACTTATGAGCTTATTAATAAAAGACAAGTATTAAATTTTCCTAcagcttaaataatcaattaaacaaacaGAGCACAAAACAAGTACATTTTTTCTTACTTAAATAAAGGCGAAGAAGATGAGAGAACCCAAGAAGATAGAAGAAATACATACACTGTCAATTACTATTACATCAATGGATCCACTTTTGACCAATGTGTCAACCATGCACAACAAATTTTCAGCAGAATCTGGTTGGGATATAAGGAGGTTTTCTGTATCTACACCCATGGATTCCAGTAGGGAAGGGTTCATCGCATTCTCCACATCAAGATACGCACAATAACCTGCTAGAAAacacttaaataaataaaagaattcaCTTTTAACAAAAGCTTGTAGCATGGTATTTCAGATACAAGATTAGAACTCTAAACATTCTAACATGTTATAccataaagaataaataagaaaaacttAGAAAGCAAGCATTGTAATAATAAGAATTTCTAAAAGGGGGAGTAATGTATCACAATTGTAAATAAGTAGTATAGGGTTAAGAGCATTGTGGTAAATAAGAGTATACGACATAATTGTTAATAGTGTAgatgaatcatataaaataacttAGAGGTCTAGTATTAGCAAGATGATTAAATCAGTTGAAACAAAGttacaattttctcttcttctctgTGGAGAATGGAAATACAGAATTGTCACTGTATGTTTGTTTGGAAAACAGGAAGAAAGATTTATTTCCACCTCCAAGCTTCTGGGCTTCCTTGATAATGTGTAAAGCAAGTGTTGTCTTGCCTGATGCTTCTTGGCCAAAAATTTCAACCATCCTCCCCTGCAAGACAAACATATATCGAAAACACAATTCagatctttttattaatttgaatacaGCATTTTCaacaaacaaataaagataTTGATGAAATTGTTTCATCCtttaaaaagaaatagataATGAGAATAGTTGATAAtgaaaacagaaaataaaaaatataactaacagTCATCCATTAAGGgcttatttggaaataatctgggttatttgaaaggaaaaaaaaatggtGTTTGATGTAAATTGAAAGGATAAAAGTAAggatattttgttattttagttgatgatttgatagAAGAAGTGCTTGACTATGTGAGAACATGGTTTATTTGGattcattcaaataatcttataccaaacaagCTATTATTTAACACTAAGAAATGTATAAATGGCATTGGATCCAGGGTTGTTTCAGGGGGGGTTCTATATTTAGGATTGGTAAAACTTTTGATTTATTGCCGATTAGACATGTTCAGTGTCCTTTGAGACAACTGGTGATTGTGATTAAACATGTTTAGATATCCATTTGGGTTTAATCCTCACTTTTCTTTTGATTAGTACAGTGTATAAGGTCTTTGAGAAGATATTATCAACTAGCTATATCAATGAATATAGATAGGTTACTTCTTATGGCTAAAGTTTCCTACAAAAACAACACATTTAAACTATAATTGATTAGTATGAGTTGTAAACATAAAACTATTTGAAGAAATCACCTTTGGAAGTCCACCCACTCCAAGTGCCATATCGAGCCTTAACGATCCAGTTGATATGACAGGCAAACGTCTTGAACCAAAAAATCGCTGCAAAGACAACATGGATTCTCTACCAAAATCACCAGCAAGTTGTGACAGTGCTGAACTAAGGGCCTTATGTTTTTCCACCGTTTTACTATCATCATGGGGTTCATCACGTTCAAATTCTGATACATCAGCTGAAAACCAAGTATTTGTAACCAAATTATCAGTTCTTAAAGGCCATATAACTAGCATCAACCACCTAATAAACAATTTTCCCAGCTTTATAATGAACAGAAGTGGTCTAATACGGTTCAAAATACCTGCCGACGATAGATTGCAGCTTTGAGCAGCAGCGGCGGCGAACCCAGTGGCTGGTTCTCTTCTACCActctggaaaaaaaaaatgaaaagttggTAACAAGGCAAAAAGATAGAAATGGAGCAGAGAGTGTATAAGATTAAGAGAGAGTGTACGAAGGGGAGACGAAAAACGAAACCTGGGGTTTGAAAGAGGGGAGGAGAGAGTGGATAGGGAACTTGGCCAAGGCAATGAAGTGGGAAGATCTTAAAAGCGCCATCTTCAGTCGCCTGTAGAGGATGATTGATTCCAGGGATTCTCTATTGTTCTTTGTATACAGCTTTTAAGCTGTattagagaagaagaatgagcAGCTTCCCGCCATTACCCACTTGCAAAATTGGGGATTCCAAGCGGACTGCGTGCGATATCGATGGCCAAGATTGTAACTTTGAAACTCTTGTCAAATTGGGTGATTTCAAGTTTAAAGGACAAATTGATCTAACAATAAATTTAGTGTCTATATTGATACTTGTAAGTATGTAAAGGGTTCAAATTGATACATAATTTTTTGGTGGAAAAGTCCAACTTTATTTTCTTCTACTCCCTACCTTTGACCCATCAAAGGGGACAAGCAAGCTTCCTTTCCTTCCCGCTTCGACCGTAAGAGGTAAAGAAAGAAACCCAAGAAAATCAGCCGTTTGAATCGTCGGTAAGCGGTAACCATGTCGTCGGCGATCTCTCACCTCTGTTCATCACCGATCAATTACCGTACTTTATATCATAGGTCAC is part of the Impatiens glandulifera chromosome 1, dImpGla2.1, whole genome shotgun sequence genome and encodes:
- the LOC124922101 gene encoding DNA repair protein recA homolog 2, mitochondrial, coding for MALLRSSHFIALAKFPIHSLLPSFKPQSGRREPATGFAAAAAQSCNLSSAADVSEFERDEPHDDSKTVEKHKALSSALSQLAGDFGRESMLSLQRFFGSRRLPVISTGSLRLDMALGVGGLPKGRMVEIFGQEASGKTTLALHIIKEAQKLGGYCAYLDVENAMNPSLLESMGVDTENLLISQPDSAENLLCMVDTLVKSGSIDVIVIDSVAALIPGKCIDALAGEDYKISQSRIMTQALRKIQSSLCNFETLVIFINQVRSKVTSNKGFKHAEIVTCGGNALPFYAAVRLRIFRTGLLKMNDEVTGVKINVQVVKNKLAPPMKKADIEILFGKGICCVSEVLELASEYSVISRENGHYLMDGRVFRTKQEAEGYLVENSVRLEEMVKSLRTLLFSEIK